In Arachis hypogaea cultivar Tifrunner chromosome 7, arahy.Tifrunner.gnm2.J5K5, whole genome shotgun sequence, the genomic window GGAGGAAAGCGACCCATGTGAACCTACTATGACCATCCACAATGGTAATGAAATATCTAAATCATGCACAAGAAATTGTCTGAAAAGGACCCCACACATCACAATGCACCATATCGAATGGTTTAGTTGCAAAATGATTGTTAGACATATAAGGCAATTTACTTTGCTTAGCCAAGGGATAGATGGAGCAGTTATGTAGTTGTATCAAAGAAGAAGATTTACAAGAAACTTTAGATTTATTTATTATAACACCAAGTACATTGGGTGACAAATGACCTAAACGGAAATGCCATATGTAAGGTGATACTAGACTACAATGATTGTCAGAAAAAATATTTGTGTTGTCATTAGAGGTAACCTGCTGAGTAGGATAGAAGACATATAGTCCCTTCTCCAACTCAACCCTCCCAATCGTCTTCAGAGATTTCTTGTCCTGGATTAAAGCATAATGAGATGAGAAGGTAACATCAAAAGTTGAAGGTGTAACTAAAACACTAACTAACAGTAAGTTAAGTGCAAAGCCAGGAACATAAAACACTCTATGAATGACTAATTGAGGTGTCACTCTTATAGAACCTATGCCAATAATGGGTATGTGAGAATTATCCGGTAATATGATGAAGGAATTTGACACAGGTTTGTAATCATGAAACATGAACAAATGAATGCAAATGTGATTAGATGCTTCAGAGTTCAATATCCAACAACCATTAGGCAATTGTAAACCTGTTAGTGCAGAAAGAGTGATACTTATAGTGCCAGAAGCATGTGTATCAATTTGCACAGGAACATGAGCATTGGCCTGGGCACTCTGAGAGGATAAAAGATTCAACAGATGTTGGTACTGTGTCTGCGTCATTGGTGGATTAGAAATTGTTGGTGATAGGGGAGGTGCGTTTGTATTGGTCGAAGCAAGATTTGCAACACCTTTAACAGGacctttgtttttgaatttttcatatcCTGGAGGAAAGCCGTGAATACGAAAATATCGATCAACCGTATGTCTAAGAACCCCGCAATGAGAGCACAAAGGTCTATCACGATCTTTCTTTGTTGATTTTGGCTTAAATTCAGCCTTAGCAGCAAAAGCAAGAGGATCAGAGGCAAGGGGTTTAACACAGAGCTCCTTCTGTTTTTCTTCTTGGAGGATTAATGAAAGAACACGATTAATAGGAGGGAACGGCTCCATGAGCAACAATTGACCTCGAATTGTAGAGAAGTGTTCATTGAGTCCCATTAAGAATGACATTGTATATTCACTATCATGAAAATCTTACAAAAGTCGAAGGCCACCACAATCGCATTGAACAATTGGACGATACACACTCAATTCATCCCAAATGGACTTCAATTTAGTAAAATAAACACTCACCGAATCAGAGCCTTGAGACAGCGCCATAAGATCGCGTCGAAGTTGGAAAATTCGTGGACCATTACGTTGTTGAAAGTGCTCACGAAGGTCTTGTCAAACTTCCGAAGCTACTCGCAACCTCATAACACTACCAACAATATTCTTGGAAAGAGAATTGAAAACCCAAGAAAGTACCACATTGTTGCTGCGTGTCCAAAGAGCAACATGCTGAGGATTATCATCAGTTGGACGGGGCAATAAACCATCAACAAAGCCAAGTTTATTCTTGACGGAAAGAGCGAGCTCCATGAAACAGCTCTAAGAATCATAGTTATCACCGATTAGGGGTTGTGAGACAAGAACAAGTCCAACACCATTAGCTTGATGGAGAAAATATGGATTAGTGAGATCATCCATGATGATAAAAGAACCACGCTAGAATCGTGGAAGAGAAGCACAAGAGAAAAAAAGATTTccctaaaaattgaaattttttagaaaagtaagagaaaagaagaaaagagaagtagCAAAAGTAACTATTCATCTGATACCATattgaaagaaatgaaaaagtGATTATTATTAACATTAACTGGGTGTTCATATATACAATAATCGGTATTACCGGTAAAAGCACTCAATTTACTTACAATAACAAGTCATAACTAACCATATTCTATTTATCTAATTTAACAAACAGTAAGCTAAAAATTATCATTAATAAAAAAGCTTTATCCTTTAATACTCACTGCtaaatctttttttattctttttcctcCCACACTTACCTTAAACCCTTTCACCCCTCAACGCACAACTCTCCTACAATATTTTACTCTAACACACCCTCATTGTATAAGTAAAACTCTTGCTTTTTCTCCGCCTGCGTTTTACATTTAAAGACCGGCTTCATCACTTTCCTTAACACGTGTCGTCCATGTAGCGAGGGAGCTTGTCAATGGCAACTTATGATTTGCATGTGCTGCCTGTCAATTGCAACCTGCATTTAGGGGAGTTTCAAACTGATCAACATGGCTGATCATATCTGCATGCATAAGACAAAAATACGTTTCGAGATGTGGTTATCCTGCGTTTTGTAGCTgcttgcatatttttattttttcattccacCTAAAATGTTATCTTCGTTTTGTAAGTGATTAAACATGGCTGATCCACATATGTGAATAACACACCATGCACCAATATATCTAAATATCACTATTTTTTTATCCATTTAATTTCTGATCAATATATttgtggctaattttttttatattggttaAATAGATGTGTAACACATTATTATTGGAAAATTAGGTGTTTTTTTTTCATATGGTGTTTTATTcgaatcggacggtccgatttgtttgatgaaaaaaataaattacaactcggagggtccgatttgtttaaaaaaaaattaaactctaaatcgGATGGTacgatttgtattttttatttttttatttgttaaaataaaaatcggacggtccgattttaacattaaaatttttttttatttttgaaatcacAAATCGAACCGTCCAATTTGTGATTGTTTGTTTAAAACACTCCTATGCTCACACCATATTGATATATACTTTTCTCTCTCCCACACCAAAAATCAAAAgcgtatatttgtatataaaagttttttagcaagttattacttattagcaTCAAATTTCAGCAGGCACCGTTATTAGCATGACTTTTATTTGACTTTCTGAGTGTTACGAACTTAAGATAGTAAGAGGGAGTAAATCTGCATTTACACCACTGTGTCGGTGTCAACATTGATTGAATCAACAAAGAAAACCATCAAAGTCAGCAACTTTACTTTCACTGCACCATTTCATCGTCCAAACTGCAATTCACTACTCCACCTTCATCTTCATTCATACAACACCCCACATGCAGAAACTAAGAAAGAAACAATTTAGACTTGCACCTTCCATTCTTTGACCCCCTAGTCCAATCATGAAACCTTCCATCAATGCCGATTCTTTCAAAACCCCCTTCATAATCAAGACCGTCGCATTCTTCGCTCTCGCAATTACCTTCTTTTACTTTGGCAAGCAATGGTCCAATCCCAATGGCTACAATCACATCATCTTCttctccaccaccaccactgcCACCACACCGCAAGTTGCCATATCCCCCAATTTCAACGTCTCCTTCAATGCCTCAACCCTAATTGATCAAAATCCCCCAAAAAAATTAGAACCGTCGATTCCGCTACCTTCGCCGCCGGCATTGCCGCCGCCGCCGCCTGCTGATCCGTTTAGGAAATTCGGGATCGTGAACGCAGATGGCACGATGTCGGAGGAATTCGAGGTTGGGGAGCTCGACCCTTCAATGGCGGAGGATTGGGAGAACAATACAAGAGTTGAAGGTTCTGCTTCTGCGTCTGCTAAGAGATTGGGGATTAAAAATTTTGGGATGTGCCCTCGAAGCATGAGCGAATATATACCTTGTTTGGATAATGTGGATGCGCTCAAGAAGCTAGTTTCTACAGAGAAAGGAGAGAAGTTTGAGAGACACTGTCCCGAAGAAGGGAAAGGGTTAAATTGTTTGGTTCCGCCGCCGAAAGGGTACCGTGCCCCTATCCCATGGCCTAGAAGCAGGGATGAGGTAAATTGTGTGTTTGGATTagcttaccttttttttttttttttaaagcttaAGATCGCATCTAATCGAAGTTCTCTTTGTTACGAGTTTAATTGCAATGCACTAGCaatgtaaaatagttttatagCATTCTCTATGTATCTTAAGTTGATGAAAGAATATGGAGTCAACTCCCTGTTTTGGATGCTTTAAAGGCAGattattattgtatttatttatttttgatgtaCATTGATTTCTTCTTAGAAGGTTGTTGTTTTCTTATTATTATGATTTAATTGTAGGTGTGGTACAATAACGTTCCTCACACTCGATTAGTCGAAGATAAGGGAGGTCAAAACTGGATTTACAGAGAAAAAGATAAGTTTAAATTTCCTGGGGGTGGTACTCAGTTTATACATGGAGCAGATCAATACTTGGATCATATATCTCAGGTTGGATCATATATCTCATTTTTTTGAATATGGTTTTGGTGCGTCTTCCACGATGCTGATGTTACATGTCTACATTTTGGGTTGTAGATGATTCCTGAAATTACATTTGGTCAGCATATAAGAGTTGCTCTTGATGTTGGCTGTGGAGTGGCTAGTTTTGGTGCGTACTTGATGTCCCGAAATGTTCTGACCATGTCGATTGCTCCCAAAGATGTCCATGAGAATCAGATCCAGTTTGCTCTTGAGCGTGGTGTACCGGCAATGGCAGCTGCATTTGCGACGAGACGTTTGTTATATCCAAGTCAAGCTTTTGACTTGATACATTGTTCACGCTGTAGAATTAATTGGACTCGAGATGGTAATCAGAATGGAATCAcatcatttctctttttcattattgGAACTCTTCTTGCATCCTGATATCATCCCCATGATATATTGTTATTGTTGAGACTTGAGATTTATAGCTGTTGATGTCAATTTTAACATGATATCATTCTTGGCTTATTATTCGGCAATGGAATTGCCAGAAATGTTTCTTAACAAAATACCGTTGGGGTTGGGGAAAATAAAAGAAGGCTCTTTCACTGTGCCCCTCCCACTTTTGCGTTAGTTTCCCACTTTCAATTACTGTAACACTCTTTTTTTTAACTTGTGATGTAGATGGTATCTTGCTGCTTGAAGTTAATAGGATGCTAAGGGCAGGAGGGTACTTTGTCTGGGCTGCCCAACCAGTTTATAAGCATGAGGAAGCTTTAGAAGGACAATGGGAAGGTATCATTGAATGTGGTTTTCATATAGATTGAACTTATTGAAGCACTATAGAGTTTTGGTACTTGGGGATTTCTCAAATTTATATCTATGCAAATTCCTGTCTAAAATTtcttaataattgattttttattctcCGATTAACATGCTTTGACTCAAAATGACATTGAAGGAGAAAGATATAAAAATGTCGTTGGGTTCAAAAAGCTGCTTATGTGCTCCGATTCTCATTCTTAGAATCTTGGTTTTGCTGTTCATATCAAATGTACTTGGATATTCAATATTTTATTGGTGTTGGTCTAACTCTGGATATGTAAGATTGCTGTCTGCTTATATTCTATGGTGAGTGTAACAGTGGGTTTGTTATTGTCAGAGATGCTTAATCTTACTTCTCGTCTATGCTGGAAGTTTTTGAAGAAAGATGGCTATGTTGCAATATGGCAGAAACCTTTCGACAATAGCTGCTATATGAGCCGAGAAGGAGTTAGCCCTCCACTATGTGACCTAACTGACAATCCAGACAATATTTGGTATTTTGTTCTTGGCTTCCTAATCTACTGATGCTTATATGAAATTTCCTTCTAGTTATATGATTATTGGCAAGCGTAAAAATTTACTCTAATTACCTTATGCGGTAGAGCTTTCCAGAATGGAATCAGGGAGAAGAAAAGAGGTGCACTTTGCCTATTAGTAGGTTGAACCAAcattagaaagatatgatcggTCCTTGACTAAATTTTAATTGGCAAATTATCTTTTGGTAGTTGGAGTTAGTTGTATCATTTTTATTAAACTGAACAATTTGGGTCAGGCTTCATGATTGCATTTTACATACCATAGTCTTATGTTAAAGTTAACTGGCACATAAATGGTATTCTCACTGTTTGTTTGATTAATTTAGGTATGTTGATCTTAAAGCATGCATATCTCGATTGCCCGAGAATGGATATGGAGCAAATATTACTAATTGGCCCGCACGTTTGCACACCTCGCCTGATAGGCTTCAGAGCATAAACATCGATGCTTTCATATCCAGGAAAGAGCTGTTTAGGGCAGAATCAAAATACTGGAACGAGATAATATCAGGCTATGTAAGGGCTTTACATTGGAAGAAGATGAAATTAAGAAATATTATGGACATGAGAGCTGGTTTTGGAGGGTATTGTGTTAAtctctgtttcttttcttattgtaaatATGTATTTTCTATTTTGTGATTAGTTTGTTCAATATATTTGTGTCATTTGCAGATTTGCAGCTGCATTGATTGATCAGACTGTTGATTGCTGGGTTATGAACGTTGTTCCTGTTTCCGGCCCAAACACCTTACCTGTTATATATGACCGTGGGCTGATTGGAGTTATGCACGATTGGTATTTTATTGAACTTATTTAACATTATATTTCGCACATATTCTGGTTATGTTATGCTCCACTTACTAAATAACTTGTACCAACATTTTTTGAATGTTTCGTGATTTCTTAATTGTATGTAATTCAGGTGCGAACCGTTTGACACCTACCCACGAACTTATGATTTACTGCATGCTGCAAGCTTGCTTTCTGTTGAGAAGAAAAGGTACTGTTTTGAATCTTCCCTTCTCATCTCTGGTTGACATGCTGTTATTTTTCACCTGTTCATTCCTTTTTTATCTTCCTTGGGAAGCATGTTTAACTACCCTATATTTCATATATCTGAAATCAAGGCTGAAAGTAAAATGTGTTTGGATGTCCATTTCCCATCTATTACCCATCATGCTTTGCCATAGTGATCCACTGGAAATTTTAAAGCTTGTACAAATATGCATTAGGAGTCTACATCTCAATATCTGTGCAACTTGAAATGACTTTCATTCATAATCTACTTATTCCAAATTCTTCATTGTTCATTTTAAAGCATGCACCTATGACTTCGACTATCGATTGTAAATAAGAACACAGGTAGCTGCGTTTTTTGGTAGAATATGTTGGTGTAGTTTCTGCAGTAATTATTCAGTGTCATATTTCAATATATCAGATGCAATGTCTCAACTATTATGCTGGAGATGGACCGGATACTAAGACCTGGTGGACGGGTATACATCCGTGATTCTCTTTCCATCATGGATGAGCTTGTAGAGATCGGCAATGCTATCGGTTGGCATGTGTCAGTACGCGACACAGCCGAGGGTCCTCACGCAAGTTATAGAATCTTGGTAGGTGATAAGCGCCTGCCACGCAGTTGATTCAGTGAGAGATCATTATATAATATCAAAAGCCATGATTTTGGTTTTGATCCCTGCAATGGTGAAGCCAACAGAACAGGGTCACAATTTTATTGATAAATACATGACACGCATGGAAGTGTAAGTATCAAATTCTCAATAGAGGGATGCTGAGGTAGTGAATGCTGAGAGCATTCATTTGTTTATTGATTCGTTACAAAAGATCACAAAAGAGCTGGTCAAGGTGTATTACCATTTTAGGTTTGTAAATTCAATTTATTTGTATATTAGTACAAAGTTTTTAGGCCCAGCATGTGTTGTATTTGTTCATTAAGGTTTAGACCATCAAAAATTACTTACAACTATGTATTTGCACTTCATAATACTTTTTGTCTTGTTGATTTGTGTGTTTCTTCAAAGGAGATTTCCTTCATTTCTTGTCAACTTTTTCCTCTCTCGGTTGTTTCCAACAAAGCATATGCTCAAATCAGCTTGTCTCGCTGAATTCATTTCCTTTTATGGAGAGGATCTAAATTCTATGGAGAGAACTAATGAAACAcaagtgagagtttctctctaGAATATGAAAAACGACAATCGTAGTTGTTCCTTGTGAGAAATGTGACATCCCTATTTATAGGGAGTTTAGGAGTACTATCAACTACGGTAAAATTTgagtattaattaataatttctatTGAAAAATGAGTTAAAAGTATATTATTGGATTACTAGGCTAAAGGAATTGGgttgataactaaaaatattgacaaaaaagaaaaaacaacaaaCTTTGAacattttttgtatatatatatttactagtgttaaacccgtgcgatgcacgggcttatatttaaatttgataagttaaattaaaaataatattttataactatatatttttttaaatttagtataacactatcatcgtagttatataataaacgtgttaaatatgttgttttatctttattcaaagtaaaatat contains:
- the LOC112702475 gene encoding probable methyltransferase PMT11 gives rise to the protein MKPSINADSFKTPFIIKTVAFFALAITFFYFGKQWSNPNGYNHIIFFSTTTTATTPQVAISPNFNVSFNASTLIDQNPPKKLEPSIPLPSPPALPPPPPADPFRKFGIVNADGTMSEEFEVGELDPSMAEDWENNTRVEGSASASAKRLGIKNFGMCPRSMSEYIPCLDNVDALKKLVSTEKGEKFERHCPEEGKGLNCLVPPPKGYRAPIPWPRSRDEVWYNNVPHTRLVEDKGGQNWIYREKDKFKFPGGGTQFIHGADQYLDHISQMIPEITFGQHIRVALDVGCGVASFGAYLMSRNVLTMSIAPKDVHENQIQFALERGVPAMAAAFATRRLLYPSQAFDLIHCSRCRINWTRDDGILLLEVNRMLRAGGYFVWAAQPVYKHEEALEGQWEEMLNLTSRLCWKFLKKDGYVAIWQKPFDNSCYMSREGVSPPLCDLTDNPDNIWYVDLKACISRLPENGYGANITNWPARLHTSPDRLQSINIDAFISRKELFRAESKYWNEIISGYVRALHWKKMKLRNIMDMRAGFGGFAAALIDQTVDCWVMNVVPVSGPNTLPVIYDRGLIGVMHDWCEPFDTYPRTYDLLHAASLLSVEKKRCNVSTIMLEMDRILRPGGRVYIRDSLSIMDELVEIGNAIGWHVSVRDTAEGPHASYRILVGDKRLPRS